AAGAAAAGATGATTTcaccaatattttatttgattcaagtgtaaattttattttacagtgTAGTGTAGATTTTATTTCGTGTGTGTGAAATTTTGCGACATTTTACTGCGaaatctacattttttttcacacaCACGAAATAAAATCTACACCTTCGCGGTAAAATGGCGCCAAATTTCGGCGTCATGTTGtacacataaatatatatattagcgGTGCCCACACAAATACATTTACATATGTGCACAATTATACTGCGAATTTCttttcacacacacaaaaacactGAAAAGAAAAcgctattttatatataaatttattaatatgtACAAACCTTTTTTTGCTgacactttaaaaaaaattcgttatgtttatttttaacatgtGACGTCAAATTTGTGGTGTTTCCACTTGTTTTTACCATTTTATTGCACAAATTACACTTTGCTGTTCCGTTTTTTATTTCActataattcttttttattagctttatGTCCATTTTTCTCACACCGCCGATCTtcacttttttcaatttgatcAAAGAGTGACCAACGCAGAAATATCAgataatatcaaaaaaaactATCGCACACTCGATatttgggggaaaaaaatattacgatataaatatattatttttcccaaaaaatatcgatatattgatatttcgATATATTATCAACAACCCTAGTTCTTCAGTGACTATCGTGCAGTGTCGTatcgttaataaacaaaactgaaaaatgacTGGACGCGGTAAAGGTGGCAAAGGTCTGGGAAAAGGTGGCGCTAAGCGTCATCGCAAAGTCTTGCGTGATAACATCCAGGGTATTACGAAGCCAGCTATCCGTCGTTTGGCTCGTCGTGGCGGTGTGAAGCGCATCTCTGGTCTTATCTACGAGGAAACTCGTGGAGTTCTAAAAGTGTTTTTGGAGAACGTAATTCGCGATGCTGTCACCTACACCGAACACGCCAAAAGGAAGACCGTGACGGCCATGGATGTTGTTTATGCCCTGAAGAGACAAGGACGCACTCTATACGGCTTTGgcggttaaaattatttttgtacagCCTGTACTTAACTATGTATACAATCGGTCCTTTTCAGGACCACAATTTGTTTTAAcagaaaaagagaaataaattttaaataatacctaCATATCTTAGCCTATTAGACAATAAATATATCTAATTATTCAGCACGCTTAAGGCATGCGGCACCCACCAGTGGACTGAAGTCTACACttatagtaaaatatatattgtagtttatacaattcgttaatatatgtgtattatacaatcaataaaaacgCACAATATGACTTAAatctaaaagttttattttaaaaagagaaagaaactaCTAGAAAAGAAGcttcatatatacatatatttttttcaatcacacttcacgcaaataataaatacgaaattcttgtattttatatgtaagtggaatttcaacttttatttctatcatagatacataatgtatccacaaacatacatttttctccaataaatctgtttagaatatttttttgttgtttaaactATTGTCTTGGCCTAATATTTCtaatgaaaatttgcattcttCTTAAATGGTTTGGTCGTCCTGAAAAGGACGTTTGGGTTTATATATGAGTTTATGTACAAGCAGGTAAGATACAGGACCGCAATTAAATCTTTAAGCCTTCTTCTCGGTCTTCTTTGGCAACAGGACAGCCTGGATGTTGGGCAGAACGCCACCCTGAGCAATGGTGACACCAGAGAGCAGCTTGTTCAACTCCTCGTCATTGCGAATGGCCAACTGCAGATGACGGGGAATGATCCTAGTCTTCTTGTTGTCACGGGCAGCATTGCCAGCTAACTCGAGAACTTCAGCTGCCAGGTATTCCATAACGGCAGCCAGATAAACAGGAGCGCCGGCACCAACGCGTTCAGCATAGTTGCCTTTGCGGAGCAGACGGTGAATACGTCCAACGGGAAACTGAAGACCAGCACGATTCGATCGGGACTTTGCCTTTCCCTTCACTTTTCCACCCTTGCCACGgccagacatatttttttacttcacGTTTATTCACTTCACACACGAATATTGAACACAACTTAGGAACACCAATTTATACCTATGCGTTTGCCTTTGCGTTCCGTTGGGGGTAGGTCGTTTCTGATGAACATTTTGAATAGCAGACCTGAAAACCCTGCTCGAATAAAAGTACTAAAAACTGATCCaacaccaactttggtataagtggaagtgaagtgaattttaaagtaataatgccgccgaaaaccagtggaaaggcagccaagaaggctggcaaagctcagaaaaatataaccaagaacgataagaagaagaagcgcaaGAGGAAGGAAAGCTATGCCATCTACATCTACAAGGTTCTGAAGCAGGTCCACCCTGACACTGGAATTTCGTCTAAAGCTATGAGTATAATGAACAGCTTCGTGAACGATATCTTTGAGCGTATTGCTGCTGAGGCATCGCGTCTGGCGCATTACAACAAGCGCTCGACCATCACCAGTCGGGAAATCCAAACGGCTGTTCGCCTTCTCCTGCCTGGAGAGTTGGCCAAGCACGCCGTCAGTGAAGGAACCAAGGCTGTCACCAAGTATACAAGCTCCAAGTAGATTTCTCGCTTGATGGGCAGAATGATCGAAAAAAGGCCCTTTTCAGGGCCACAACATTATTTCATCAAAGACacccatttttcaataaaagtaaataaattaattgtttgaaatcgtttttgtaagaaactgaaatttaatttatgttgttttagtattaatatactatattataaataGCCAATTCGCGATCGCtattttaaatccaattaggatggatgaaatttatatttatactgtattagcatttatataatatattatattcttatattaatacaattttcaaaattacgattgctattttgaatccaattaggatTAAGATAGTCTTCTAAAATGTCAAGCTAagcaaaattgatattttttctctttaaaaaatgtattgtagccctgaaaagggcttgtttaatgtaattttagatatcgaaatctaaaattgcgattgcgaaactgtacaaatataatgcacattatcacaatttattttttcgctgccGTGGTCTTAGCTTTCGGCTTCTTTGCGGTAGTAGgagctggtgctttctttaccGTCTTCTTGGGCTTAGCGGATGCAGCTGGTTTAGCCTTTGGGGCTTTAGCTGCCTTTGGTTTCGCCGATGATGGCTTCACTTTTGTTGCTACTGTTTTAGCCTTAACGGTACCAGACTTCTTAGCGTCCTTTGCCTTGGCCTTCtcggttttcttcttttcagcTGTCTTCTTGGTAGCCAcggcttttttagttttcggcTTCTTGTCGGCAGCTCCCGCGGCCTTCTTAGTGGTGGCTCCGGTCTTCTTGGTCGATACCTTcttgcttttagtttttttctcaACAGAAGAAGGCTTCGGCTTGGGCTCCTTTTTGGCTGAAGCCGATAATTTAAAGGAACCAGAAGCACCCTTTCCCTTCGTCTGGATCAGCTTACCATTGGCCACAGCAGACTTCAGGTACTTCTTGATGAAAGGAGCCAGTTTCTGAGCATCGCACTTGTATGTGGCAGTGATGTACTTCTTGATTGCTAGAAGCGAGGAGCCCCCACGCTCCTTCAAATTCTTAATTGAAGCGTCTACCATTTGTTGAGTTGGCGGATGCGATGGTGGTGCTGCGGTCTTCTTCGCTTTTGTGGCAGCAGATCCAGTTGCCTTTTTGGCTGCTACTTTCTTCTCAGCCGGCGCCGGTGGAGCTGCCACAGGAGACGCGGATGTAGCTACTGCTGAATCAgacattctttaaatttttattcacaaaaataaactttttttatgcaaaaaatagCCCGCGAACCCACATCCAAAGTCCCTTGTTcggatgagaatcgaggaggagagcAGTTTGACTATGTGTTTGGCACAGTTCATTTGTGttacaaatgttttttcaaagggtgtaattatttttcattattttgttcttatgataataaaattaatgtttgttttaattgcgtttgaatcttaaatattcaaaatttgaggAAAACCTTTCTCAGTTGCCGTATATAGATtcgatacttttttttgggtaccCGAAAGTGCACGTTTACgttaatatcttaaatattttgcattaaaacgtcattaaaaatataaaattgttgtattttttgttaatttactactgaaagtcttaaattgaactttcaactaccagctatgcaaaacgtaactatatttttatgaagtatTCATGCTTAAATATAGCTTTTAAAATGACCCTTTCCTGGATAAAATGTGaactttcatttgacattaagAAACTGTTTTAGtactaaacaagaaaggaaagctaacttcgggcggagccgaagtttatatacccttgcagttaaaaccggatatatatcgcaaacatcggatatagttggccgatccttatgggaataggaatatataatccaatttattacaatacaaaatctaaaaaaagtcccaaacttctatcttcaaaaatacgaaagttgatatttctaccaaataccatttccgatcgttcagttatatggcagctatgggatatagtcggccgatcctaatgaaatttggtaggttggatcaactgaccaagaattaaatctgtactaagttccagctttctatcttcaaaaacacgaaagttgggtcatttccgatcgttcagttatatggcagctataggatatagtcggccgatccttatgaaatttggcatgacgtaatgttttgccaaaaatagctcacatgtcaaatttgaactctctaactctaaaaacaccaaagttataccatttccgatcaatcagttatatggcagctataggatatagtcggccgatccgggccgttccgacttatatactgcgtgcaaaggaaagaagggtgtgtgcaaagtttcaagacgatagctttaaaactgagagactagttcgcgtagaaacagacagacggacagacagacggacagacggacagacggacagacggacagacggacatgctcatatcaactcaggaggtgatcctgatcaagaatatatatactttatagggtcggagatgtctccttcactgcgttgcacacttttgaccaaaattataataccctctgcaagggtataaaaatattatttttctaaaataatgtaaattaaaatgtttaatattagaATAAATCTTATCTATTTCCCATTCTGCATatcttaaaaattctaaattcaTTTTCGTCTCAAAAATGGATTGTATATTTTCCACTGGTAGCTCGAAGGTATACGTTGAGGCTAGTAATTTATATTCTGAATGTGTTCATATTACCAATAAACTTTTCTTACTTAACTTTTAGTTACCATATTAAaacgcaaaaaataaactacaatttGTTCTTAGGACTAATGAATTTCATTTGACAATATATACACAATttactatattatttaataatatacaacttataaattagtttccaatagacaatatgtatattaaaaaaaaaataaaatgtaattcaacttttttataACAAGACCCTTCGACCCTTTGCCGCTTTtgtaaaaatcataataacattatttataaattattaataaatgattattttgatGATCCGCTGCTCACACAAGACCAGACATATTTTTGGTTcttcatatatgtatcttccaaataatgacaacagtgtatttcaatgtttattttgtaaacaattccatatttataaaaaaaaaacatgcttTTAAATGCTTGGATTTAAtttagttataatatatatcctagcgttcgaaaaaaaatatttaaacctaacctattttaaccttttaaacctaaaaataagttctgtaaaatcaaaatagtTATTCAAATCTCAgttaaaaaaagctttgtggtcctgaaaaggaccgattttttagtttaaatttaagggCTGCCAATTGACAATTGTTCAATTTAAGCGCGCTCTCCACGGATACGACGGGCCAGCTGGATGTCTTTGGGCATAATAGTAACACGCTTAGCATGGATGGCGCACAAATTGGTATCTTCAAACAGACCAACCAGATAGGCTTCGCTAGCTTCCTGCAAAGCCATCACAGCAGAGCTCTGGAAGCGCAAATCTGTCTTGAAATCCTGAGCTATTTCACGCACCAACCGCTGGAATGGCAGTTTACGGATCAACAGCTCAGTACTCTTCTGGTAGCGACGGATCTCACGGAGAGCCACAGTTCCGGGGCGATAGCGATGGGGCTTCTTTACTCCTCCGGTGGCTGGCGCACTTTTACGTGCGGCCTTTGTAGCCAGTTGTTTGCGTGGGGCCTTGCCACCAGTCGATTTACGAGCAGTCTGCTTTGTACGagccatttcaatttccaaattcactgtTCTCTTCGCGCCTCTAATAACACAATAAACGTGCTGCCCGTTTCGCTACCTCTTTATATACCAGAAACGCCGAGGGTTGAAAAGAGGGAGATAGAACGACATGCCATTTCGTCTATTGGGTTTACGAAGAGCGGGAAAAGCATATCGCTCCGAACTCTTCGAATTCTCGTTGAATCGGTATAAAGAGCGGTGGCTCCTTCCGCGTTAAGTTAGTTCTTCAGTGACTATCGTGCAGTGTCGTatcgttaataaacaaaactgaaaaatgacTGGACGCGGTAAAGGTGGCAAAGGTCTGGGAAAAGGTGGCGCTAAGCGTCATCGCAAAGTCTTGCGTGATAACATCCAGGGTATTACGAAGCCAGCTATCCGTCGTTTGGCTCGTCGTGGCGGTGTGAAGCGCATCTCTGGTCTTATCTACGAGGAAACTCGTGGAGTTCTAAAAGTGTTTTTGGAGAACGTAATTCGCGATGCTGTCACCTACACCGAACACGCCAAAAGGAAGACCGTGACGGCCATGGATGTTGTTTATGCCCTGAAGAGACAAGGACGCACTCTATACGGCTTTGgcggttaaaattatttttgtacagCCTGTACTTAACTATGTATACAATCGGTCCTTTTCAGGACCACAATTTGTTTTAAcagaaaaagagaaataaattttaaataatacctaCATATCTTAGCCTATTAGACAATAAATATATCTAATTATTCAGCACGCTTAAGGCATGCGGCACCCACCAGTGGACTGAAGTCTACACttatagtaaaatatatattgtagtttatacaattcgttaatatatgtgtattatacaatcaataaaaacgCACAATATGACTTAAatctaaaagttttattttaaaaagagaaagaaactaCTAGAAAagaagcttcatatatatatttttttcaatcacacttcacgcaaataataaatacgaaattcttgaattttatatgtaagtggaatttcaacttttatttctatcatagatacataatgtatccacaaacatacatttttctccaataaatctgtttagaatatttttttgttgtttaaactATTGTCTTGGCCTAATATTTCtaatgaaaatttgcattcttCTTAAATGGTTTGGTCGTCCTGAAAAGGACGTTTGGGTTTATATATGAGTTTATGTACAAGCAGGTAAGATACAGGACCGCAATTAAATCTTTAAGCCTTCTTCTCGGTCTTCTTTGGCAACAGGACAGCCTGGATGTTGGGCAGAACGCCACCCTGAGCAATGGTGACACCAGAGAGCAGCTTGTTCAACTCCTCGTCATTGCGAATGGCCAACTGCAGATGACGGGGAATGATCCTAGTCTTCTTGTTGTCACGGGCAGCATTGCCAGCTAACTCGAGAACTTCAGCTGCCAGGTATTCCATAACGGCAGCCAGATAAACAGGAGCGCCGGCACCAACGCGTTCAGCATAGTTGCCTTTGCGGAGCAGACGGTGAATACGTCCAACGGGAAACTGAAGACCAGCACGATTCGATCGGGACTTTGCCTTTCCCTTCACTTTTCCACCCTTGCCACGgccagacatatttttttacttcacGTTTATTCACTTCACACACGAATATTGAACACAACTTAGGAACACCAATTTATACCTATGCGTTTGCCTTTGCGTTCCGTTGGGGGTAGGTCGTTTCTGATGAACATTTTGAATAGCAGACCTGAAAACCCTGCTCGAATAAAAGTACTAAAAACTGATCCaacaccaactttggtataagtggaagtgaagtgaattttaaagtaataatgccgccgaaaaccagtggaaaggcagccaagaaggctggcaaagctcagaaaaatataaccaagaacgataagaagaagaagcgcaaGAGGAAGGAAAGCTATGCCATCTACATCTA
This genomic stretch from Drosophila bipectinata strain 14024-0381.07 unplaced genomic scaffold, DbipHiC1v2 scaffold_175, whole genome shotgun sequence harbors:
- the LOC122321213 gene encoding histone H2A, which codes for MSGRGKGGKVKGKAKSRSNRAGLQFPVGRIHRLLRKGNYAERVGAGAPVYLAAVMEYLAAEVLELAGNAARDNKKTRIIPRHLQLAIRNDEELNKLLSGVTIAQGGVLPNIQAVLLPKKTEKKA
- the LOC138927135 gene encoding histone H4, with amino-acid sequence MTGRGKGGKGLGKGGAKRHRKVLRDNIQGITKPAIRRLARRGGVKRISGLIYEETRGVLKVFLENVIRDAVTYTEHAKRKTVTAMDVVYALKRQGRTLYGFGG
- the LOC122321210 gene encoding histone H1-like, with translation MSDSAVATSASPVAAPPAPAEKKVAAKKATGSAATKAKKTAAPPSHPPTQQMVDASIKNLKERGGSSLLAIKKYITATYKCDAQKLAPFIKKYLKSAVANGKLIQTKGKGASGSFKLSASAKKEPKPKPSSVEKKTKSKKVSTKKTGATTKKAAGAADKKPKTKKAVATKKTAEKKKTEKAKAKDAKKSGTVKAKTVATKVKPSSAKPKAAKAPKAKPAASAKPKKTVKKAPAPTTAKKPKAKTTAAKK
- the LOC122321211 gene encoding histone H3, with product MARTKQTARKSTGGKAPRKQLATKAARKSAPATGGVKKPHRYRPGTVALREIRRYQKSTELLIRKLPFQRLVREIAQDFKTDLRFQSSAVMALQEASEAYLVGLFEDTNLCAIHAKRVTIMPKDIQLARRIRGERA
- the LOC122321214 gene encoding histone H2B is translated as MPPKTSGKAAKKAGKAQKNITKNDKKKKRKRKESYAIYIYKVLKQVHPDTGISSKAMSIMNSFVNDIFERIAAEASRLAHYNKRSTITSREIQTAVRLLLPGELAKHAVSEGTKAVTKYTSSK